In Gopherus evgoodei ecotype Sinaloan lineage unplaced genomic scaffold, rGopEvg1_v1.p scaffold_37_arrow_ctg1, whole genome shotgun sequence, the following proteins share a genomic window:
- the DDX39A gene encoding ATP-dependent RNA helicase DDX39A isoform X2, with the protein MDVLCQAKSGMGKTAVFVLATLQQIEPVDGQVSVLVMCHTRELAFQISKEYERFSKYMSSVKVGVFFGGLSIKKDEEVLKKNCPHIVVGTPGRILALVRNKSLNLRSVKHFVLDECDKMLEQLDMRRDVQEIFRLTPHEKQCMMFSATLSKEIRPVCRKFMQDPMEVFVDDETKLTLHGLQQYYVKLKDSEKNRKLFDLLDVLEFNQVVIFVKSVQRCMALAQLLVEQNFPAIAIHRGMSQEERLSRYQQFKDFQRRILVATNLFGRGMDIERVNIVFNYDMPEDSDTYLHRVARAGRFGTKGLAITFVSDEGDAKILNEVQDRFEVNVAELPEEIDISTYIEQSR; encoded by the exons ATGGACGTGCTGTGCCAGGCCAAATCGGGCATGGGCAAGACAGCCGTCTTCGtgctggccacgctgcagcaGATCGAGCCAGTGGATGGGCAG gtGTCGGTGCTGGTGATGTGCCACACGCGGGAGCTGGCGTTCCAGATCAGCAAGGAGTATGAGCGCTTCTCCAAGTACATGTCCAGCGTCAAG GTGGGGGTGTTCTTTGGGGGCCTGTCCATCAAGAAGGACGAGGAGGTGCTGAAGAAGAACTGCCCCCACATCGTGGTGGGGACCCCAGGGCGCATCCTGGCCCTGGTGCGCAACAAGAGCCTCAACCTGCGCAGCGTCAAACACTTCGTGCTGGACGAGTGCGACAAGATGCTGGAGCAGCTTG acaTGCGGCGGGACGTGCAGGAGATCTTCCGGCTGACGCCCCACGAGAAGCAGTGCATGATGTTCAGCGCCACCCTCAGCAAGGAGATCCGGCCTGTCTGCAGGAAGTTCATGCAGGAC cccatggAGGTGTTTGTGGACGACGAGACCAAGCTGACGTTGCATGGCCTGCAGCAATACTACGTCAAGCTGAAGGACAGTGAGAAGAACCGCAAGCTCTTCGACCTGCTCGATGTGCTGGAGTTcaaccag gtggTGATCTTCGTCAAGTCGGTGCAGCGCTGCATGGCACTGGCCCAGCTGCTGGTGGAGCAGAACTTCCCAGCCATCGCCATCCACCGGGGCATGTCGCAGGAGGAGag GCTGTCCCGGTACCAGCAGTTCAAGGATTTCCAGCGCCGCATCCTGGTGGCCACCAACCTGTTTGGGCGGGGGATGGACATCGAGCGTGTCAACATAGTCTTCAACTATGACATGCCCGAGGACTCGGACACCTACCTGCACCGG GTGGCGCGTGCCGGGCGCTTCGGCACAAAGGGCCTGGCCATCACCTTTGTGTCGGACGAGGGCGACGCCAAGATCCTCAACGAGGTGCAGGATCGCTTCGAGGTGAATGTGGCTGAGCTGCCTGAGGAGATCGACATTTCCACGTACA TTGAACAGAGCCGATAA
- the DDX39A gene encoding ATP-dependent RNA helicase DDX39A isoform X1: protein MAEQDVENELLDYEEDEEPQVVTDSVPPPAKKDVKGSYVSIHSSGFRDFLLKPELLRAIVDCGFEHPSEVQHECIPQAILGMDVLCQAKSGMGKTAVFVLATLQQIEPVDGQVSVLVMCHTRELAFQISKEYERFSKYMSSVKVGVFFGGLSIKKDEEVLKKNCPHIVVGTPGRILALVRNKSLNLRSVKHFVLDECDKMLEQLDMRRDVQEIFRLTPHEKQCMMFSATLSKEIRPVCRKFMQDPMEVFVDDETKLTLHGLQQYYVKLKDSEKNRKLFDLLDVLEFNQVVIFVKSVQRCMALAQLLVEQNFPAIAIHRGMSQEERLSRYQQFKDFQRRILVATNLFGRGMDIERVNIVFNYDMPEDSDTYLHRVARAGRFGTKGLAITFVSDEGDAKILNEVQDRFEVNVAELPEEIDISTYIEQSR, encoded by the exons ATGGCTGAGCAGGATGTGGAGAATGAGCTGCTGGATTATGAGGAGGACGAGGAGCCCCAGGTGGTCACGGATTCAGTGCCCCCTCCAGCAAAGAAGGACGTGAAAGGCTCCTATGTGTCCATTCACAGCTCGGGTTTCCGGGATTTCCTGCTCAAACCTGAGCTGCTGCGAGCCATCGTGGACTGTGGCTTTGAGCACCCATCTGAAG TGCAACACGAGTGCATCCCACAGGCCATCCTGGGCATGGACGTGCTGTGCCAGGCCAAATCGGGCATGGGCAAGACAGCCGTCTTCGtgctggccacgctgcagcaGATCGAGCCAGTGGATGGGCAG gtGTCGGTGCTGGTGATGTGCCACACGCGGGAGCTGGCGTTCCAGATCAGCAAGGAGTATGAGCGCTTCTCCAAGTACATGTCCAGCGTCAAG GTGGGGGTGTTCTTTGGGGGCCTGTCCATCAAGAAGGACGAGGAGGTGCTGAAGAAGAACTGCCCCCACATCGTGGTGGGGACCCCAGGGCGCATCCTGGCCCTGGTGCGCAACAAGAGCCTCAACCTGCGCAGCGTCAAACACTTCGTGCTGGACGAGTGCGACAAGATGCTGGAGCAGCTTG acaTGCGGCGGGACGTGCAGGAGATCTTCCGGCTGACGCCCCACGAGAAGCAGTGCATGATGTTCAGCGCCACCCTCAGCAAGGAGATCCGGCCTGTCTGCAGGAAGTTCATGCAGGAC cccatggAGGTGTTTGTGGACGACGAGACCAAGCTGACGTTGCATGGCCTGCAGCAATACTACGTCAAGCTGAAGGACAGTGAGAAGAACCGCAAGCTCTTCGACCTGCTCGATGTGCTGGAGTTcaaccag gtggTGATCTTCGTCAAGTCGGTGCAGCGCTGCATGGCACTGGCCCAGCTGCTGGTGGAGCAGAACTTCCCAGCCATCGCCATCCACCGGGGCATGTCGCAGGAGGAGag GCTGTCCCGGTACCAGCAGTTCAAGGATTTCCAGCGCCGCATCCTGGTGGCCACCAACCTGTTTGGGCGGGGGATGGACATCGAGCGTGTCAACATAGTCTTCAACTATGACATGCCCGAGGACTCGGACACCTACCTGCACCGG GTGGCGCGTGCCGGGCGCTTCGGCACAAAGGGCCTGGCCATCACCTTTGTGTCGGACGAGGGCGACGCCAAGATCCTCAACGAGGTGCAGGATCGCTTCGAGGTGAATGTGGCTGAGCTGCCTGAGGAGATCGACATTTCCACGTACA TTGAACAGAGCCGATAA